One stretch of Falco naumanni isolate bFalNau1 chromosome 7, bFalNau1.pat, whole genome shotgun sequence DNA includes these proteins:
- the LOC121092026 gene encoding carbohydrate sulfotransferase 9-like, giving the protein MNQKVLVFLLPNFIFAIFLFGFFCKRQKNLTGAFPNPTEDWLAIQNDRKSTLASVCLKNNFLKSRSKLDSHIANQLFVEHKHKFIYCEVPKVGCSNWKRTIFLLQADLNAEASEIEHDHIHQTSLIKKLATYPPATQKVFLSNYTKVMFTRHPLERLVSAYRDKLLHSEPFYSITVANEIRAMFRKNKNSSEKVSFQEFVNFIIAKPPNALDIHWKPMFLLCDPCNIHYDILGKYETLALDSEHVLKVIGAPESLHYPSLKRYGSEKRTNGDITLEYLRQLNSEQIEKVKKLYQMDFFLFNYTMKYKDYFSLHN; this is encoded by the exons Gttagttttccttctcccaaattttatttttgcaatatttctttttgggtttttttgtaaaagacaaaaaaacctaacag GTGCTTTTCCTAATCCCACTGAAGATTGGCTGGCAATTCAAAATGATCGCAAAAGCACTCTGGCTTCCGTCTGCTTGAAGAACAACTTTCTAAAATCAAGAAGCAAACTGGATTCTCACATAGCAAACCAGCTCTTTGTGGAGCACAAACATAAATTTATCTACTGTGAGGTGCCCAAGGTAGGATGCTCCAACTGGAAGAgaactatttttcttctccaagcAGATTTGAATGCAGAAGCTTCTGAAATTGAGCATGACCACATCCACCAAACCTCGCTGATCAAAAAGCTGGCGACTTACCCTCCTGCCACACAGAAGGTATTTCTGAGCAATTACACCAAAGTGATGTTCACCAGACATCCCTTGGAACGGTTGGTTTCAGCATACAGAGACAAACTTCTGCACTCGGAGCCGTTCTACAGTATCACTGTCGCTAATGAGATTAGGGCAAtgttcaggaaaaacaaaaactcttctgaaaaagTGAGTTTCCAGGAGTTTGTCAACTTCATTATAGCAAAACCACCAAATGCTCTTGACATTCACTGGAAACCaatgtttctgctctgtgatCCTTGCAACATTCACTATGATATTTTGGGTAAGTATGAAACTCTTGCGTTAGACTCCGAGCACGTTCTGAAGGTCATTGGAGCACCAGAGAGCCTGCACTACCCCAGCTTGAAGAGGTATGGCTCAGAGAAACGAACTAATGGTGATATCACCTTGGAGTATCTCAGACAATTGAACTCAGAACAAATTGAGAAGGtaaaaaaattgtatcaaaTGGATTTTTTCTTGTTCAACTATACTATGAAATATAAGGATTATTTTTCCCTGCACAACTAA